A genomic region of Dreissena polymorpha isolate Duluth1 chromosome 4, UMN_Dpol_1.0, whole genome shotgun sequence contains the following coding sequences:
- the LOC127877638 gene encoding uncharacterized protein LOC127877638, with product MNFNNGYFCWAYTWNNVTKCYLHFYTKPLIVAQPELKAQHTGESLNIRSCTENEGLESRTGVNYITSHNDTGLLRCKDGVSLNECDTDTLASRIHSSDRSPLVLTASLVPLMIVLVTVTIVSGVLIRRKFLNSKQVAPVGPKINQP from the exons ATGAATTTCAACAACGGCTATTTCTGCTGGGCTTATACTTGGAACAATGTGACCAAGTGTTACCTGCACTTCTATACGAAACCTTTGATCGTGGCCCAACCGGAACTGAAGGCGCAGCACACTGGGGAGTCCCTAAATATCAGGAGCTGTACTGAAA ACGAGGGGCTCGAGTCGAGAACAGGTGTAAATTATATAACCAGCCATAACGATACCGGTCTGCTGAGGTGCAAAGACGGAGTGAGCTTGAACGAATGTGACACAGACACGCTAGCATCCCGCATACATAGCTCAGACAG GAGCCCTTTGGTGCTGACTGCGTCCCTCGTACCATTGATGATCGTCCTAGTTACCGTAACCATCGTCAGTGGCGTCCTCATCAGAAGGAAGTTCTTAAACAGCAAACAAGTCGCACCCGTAGGGCCCAAAATAAATCAGCCCTGA